The following are encoded together in the Populus trichocarpa isolate Nisqually-1 chromosome 5, P.trichocarpa_v4.1, whole genome shotgun sequence genome:
- the LOC7476376 gene encoding uncharacterized protein LOC7476376 isoform X2 — MAEYICLLNKDTIVIKPAKKTPILLRMIVLMFAMVCGVYICSVCLKQTSIHSKIKFQDIQVVERLSPDDDHGNLQISSVHYPNPETFSRAECAHNPVRYFAILSMQRSGSGWFETLLNSHVNVSSNGEIFSVLDRRRNISSITRTLDKVYNLDWFTSASKNECSAAVGFKWMLNQGVMQHHKEISDYFNRRGVFAIFLFRRNLLRRMVSVLANSYDRHAKLLNGTHKSHVHSTEEAKTLAKYKPMINSTLLISDLKEVEITAAKALEYFNSTRHIVLYYEDLIKNPAKLKDVQAFLGLPLMELMSRQVKIHKGPLSDHVKNWEDVNKTLNGTAYESFLQADY; from the exons ATGGCTGAGTATATCTGTTTATTAAACAAG GATACGATAGTCATAAAGCCTGCTAAGAAAACTCCAATTTTGTTAAGGATGATAGTCTTAATGTTTGCAATGGTTTGTGGAGTTTATATCTGCTCAGTTTGTTTAAAGCAGACAAGTATCcatagtaaaattaaatttcaagatatCCAAGTAGTTGAGAGGCTGTCTCCTGATGATGACCATGGAAATCTGCAAATTTCTAGTGTACATTATCCAAATCCCGAAACTTTTAGCAG GGCTGAATGTGCGCATAATCCTGTACGGTACTTTGCTATATTGTCGATGCAAAGATCAGGGAGTGGATGGTTTGAAACATTGTTAAACAGTCATGTTAATGTGAGCTCAAATGGAGAGATATTTTCTGTTCTTGATAGGAGGAGAAATATTTCATCAATTACACGAACTCTTGATAAAGTCTACAATTTGGACTGGTTCACTAGTGCATCAAAGAATGAATGCTCCGCAGCAGTTGGCTTCAAGTGGATGCTTAATCAG GGAGTAATGCAGCATCATAAGGAAATATCAGACTACTTCAACCGCAGGGGTGTATTTGCAATATTTTTGTTTCGAAGAAATCTACTACGTCGCATGGTTTCAGTTCTTGCGAATTCCTATGATCGCCATGCTAAGCTATTGAATGGAACCCACAAGTCTCATGTTCATTCCACCGAAGAG GCCAAAACACTTGCGAAGTACAAGCCTATGATAAATTCCACACTGTTGATTTCTGATCTGAAGGAGGTTGAAATCACAGCTGCCAAGGCTTTAGAATACTTCAATAGCACCAGGCACATTGTTCTGTACTATGAGGATCTCATAAAAAACCCTGCT AAACTTAAGGACGTTCAAGCATTTCTAGGTCTTCCGCTGATGGAGTTAATGAGCCGTCAGGTCAAGATACACAAAGGTCCATTGTCAGACCATGTTAAGAACTGGGAAGATGTCAACAAGACACTGAATGGAACTGCATATGAGAGTTTCCTCCAAGCTGATTATTAA
- the LOC7476376 gene encoding uncharacterized protein LOC7476376 isoform X1, translated as MAEYICLLNKQDTIVIKPAKKTPILLRMIVLMFAMVCGVYICSVCLKQTSIHSKIKFQDIQVVERLSPDDDHGNLQISSVHYPNPETFSRAECAHNPVRYFAILSMQRSGSGWFETLLNSHVNVSSNGEIFSVLDRRRNISSITRTLDKVYNLDWFTSASKNECSAAVGFKWMLNQGVMQHHKEISDYFNRRGVFAIFLFRRNLLRRMVSVLANSYDRHAKLLNGTHKSHVHSTEEAKTLAKYKPMINSTLLISDLKEVEITAAKALEYFNSTRHIVLYYEDLIKNPAKLKDVQAFLGLPLMELMSRQVKIHKGPLSDHVKNWEDVNKTLNGTAYESFLQADY; from the exons ATGGCTGAGTATATCTGTTTATTAAACAAG CAGGATACGATAGTCATAAAGCCTGCTAAGAAAACTCCAATTTTGTTAAGGATGATAGTCTTAATGTTTGCAATGGTTTGTGGAGTTTATATCTGCTCAGTTTGTTTAAAGCAGACAAGTATCcatagtaaaattaaatttcaagatatCCAAGTAGTTGAGAGGCTGTCTCCTGATGATGACCATGGAAATCTGCAAATTTCTAGTGTACATTATCCAAATCCCGAAACTTTTAGCAG GGCTGAATGTGCGCATAATCCTGTACGGTACTTTGCTATATTGTCGATGCAAAGATCAGGGAGTGGATGGTTTGAAACATTGTTAAACAGTCATGTTAATGTGAGCTCAAATGGAGAGATATTTTCTGTTCTTGATAGGAGGAGAAATATTTCATCAATTACACGAACTCTTGATAAAGTCTACAATTTGGACTGGTTCACTAGTGCATCAAAGAATGAATGCTCCGCAGCAGTTGGCTTCAAGTGGATGCTTAATCAG GGAGTAATGCAGCATCATAAGGAAATATCAGACTACTTCAACCGCAGGGGTGTATTTGCAATATTTTTGTTTCGAAGAAATCTACTACGTCGCATGGTTTCAGTTCTTGCGAATTCCTATGATCGCCATGCTAAGCTATTGAATGGAACCCACAAGTCTCATGTTCATTCCACCGAAGAG GCCAAAACACTTGCGAAGTACAAGCCTATGATAAATTCCACACTGTTGATTTCTGATCTGAAGGAGGTTGAAATCACAGCTGCCAAGGCTTTAGAATACTTCAATAGCACCAGGCACATTGTTCTGTACTATGAGGATCTCATAAAAAACCCTGCT AAACTTAAGGACGTTCAAGCATTTCTAGGTCTTCCGCTGATGGAGTTAATGAGCCGTCAGGTCAAGATACACAAAGGTCCATTGTCAGACCATGTTAAGAACTGGGAAGATGTCAACAAGACACTGAATGGAACTGCATATGAGAGTTTCCTCCAAGCTGATTATTAA